In Macadamia integrifolia cultivar HAES 741 unplaced genomic scaffold, SCU_Mint_v3 scaffold808, whole genome shotgun sequence, the genomic stretch gttaagttttagcatttacattatgcacagttatttcttgaaatatttggtttatgatttcatttgaaaatgtttttataggcagtaattgtctcagtttataggcaatattttgccacaattcaaaaggtaatgtttgccacattttaagacagtatttgtcacagttcataggcaatatttgtcacagtttataggcgaaaggccacagttagatattaaccacaggtcaaaggcgatttgccacagtgaaggttaatatctcagttaaggacctacatagaatgacaataGTCTAATTTGAAGATATGTCaatgtttctatgatggtatcccacatagattcgtgttaagaaacttacttatgtttgtaataacagaaagttgtatgccgtatattgaggtgtatcttctgctgttattcgatgtgagtggtttttcaactgaatcacagtaagagtggttaatgtaataagattctatggccacaccaatttaaaagacatccttataattaatgtagcccaagtgggagattgttggatttatgggctaaattaattattcgggttgattaaatgggtgagagtcaaattgcatgaaccggttcggccactctcaagcttagggatatgctggctcaacccattgtggtttagggttttgagtgcaggacagtattataaatactaggttttgggtccctacaaccattattcattcttccccactttaccactaaagtgagagaaccaaggaggtttaaggggttgtagaagatccatagccaagccaatagagcgaaagtggaagtgaccaacatcaatcatcttcagcatactaggtgaaaggtacaaatcgatcctccataattttattagattcgtgttcttgtttttcctgtgtggtttcctccatagggtttcaatctcaaacccataggaagTTCTAACATAAaccaatttcgatccaaattgaccatagtaatacctatccagGCTGTTTCAGAATGACTGAttataaggcttttgtgattgatttgatccattttttattttggtcactttgatccagattttatctagtattaggccaaattgaaatcaaagttcaatttcaatttagaccgattcggtttttattgatttgacttaatggcctcttgtaggtaatatgttctcttttagtaattttttaaagttgttATATAGTCTTTTATGGTTTCGATTCTCTTGATCtggtccaattcaattttttaccgatttgataaaaactcaaatcaataAAGGTTCGTTTCAcgtttctcttgattagtcAAACCTACTTGAACTGAAAATTGACACTCTTActcaaagcaatagacccaatcacccaacggttaatataatttttttttttttcaatcccatgttgAACTTTAGAGAGATAAAGGAATTGATATTTGAGATTCCAAACAGAATGATGGAtctatttgaggataaaattacatttctaccctttttaaacactttgtcataaaaaCTGGATCATcagcttttaagtttttattgggcatataaacacatgaaattactttttgaatcttcttgaaccaatcatttctttcacaCTATAAGACTTTTTCGGTAACTAAAAGTGGGTTACAAGccttttgtaacctacctaGGTTACAACAAGACAAACCCCATATTAAAAGTCAGAATAAACATCAGCAaaagatgatacatcaaaagGTTCGAGCTTGAataatgaataagaagaagCTTAGTTCTTATCTCAAAAAAACGTAGCTTCTCTAATCTGATCTCTAGTATTCAACGATTTAGTGTGAGATTATGGTGGAGAGAAATTACAATAAGATTCCAAGGAGGTATTTTGCATAGAATAAAATTTGCAAAAAAGAAACCAGATAGAGGATTAAGATTCAGGATGCATCTACCAACaataaatttctttttgttAAATTAGCATGGAACGATTTTGAAAGCAAAGTATTTCTATAATGGTTCATTACTAGATGCCATTCGATTTTGGCATTTTATGGTTGATGGGCGGTGGTATACCTCTTTTCTGCAAAATGTAAATCCTTCAGGTAGTCTTcacttcacccaaaaaaaaaaaagagggagaaactCTCCTTGTCCTACTTTTGATGTGGGCCTCGCCATATGGGTGGGAAGCCCATAAGTCAAAATTGTGGTCCTCTCTCTTAAGTTGTCTTGACGAAGATCATCTTCTTAATTGAGAATAAGACAAATACCCTTGTGTAACAATTGCATATGAATGCAatcaataaagaagaagagttgGGGGAAAGGAGATGATGGCAACAGTGTATGCAATAAGTGTGAAATTCATCCACTTGatttctctataaatagaaGGAGCTGGTGCTCTTTGAGGTATTCAAACACAACGGGGTTCAGGAGAATGAAAGGAGGAAGGATAGCCCACTATACTCATTTGTAGTATTTCTTGTTTCGGGTGTTGGTTGTTCCTATGAGTaggaattgagagagagagatattttgTAGATAGCAATGAGTGTATTTGGGTTTTAGGTATTTAGAGAGTGTGCTATCACCATTTGTATGTTATTCACATCATAGTGAATTTGTGTTCATGTCTTCGCCCATGGACATAGGCCAAAAGCCGAACCATGTAAAACTTTGTCCCTTTTGTGTGTGTGCTTTGGATTTGCTCCTTTTACTATCATTTTCTCTTGCTCCATGAAACTCCAGATATCGATCCTGATCGTTCCCGTTACAATAACTGGTATTAGGATTCCAACACTTTTGTACCTCTTCTTCCTTCGATAATTTCTCTATAAAGTTTGTGACCGAATTCATTTCGACTCTTCATAATAATAGGCAGGGTGATAGGATTCCATGAAGATATAGTTGatggtggaattttctttttgGAAAGTTAATGTCCACCCAAAGTTTAAAGTCATTTTCTAGAGGGTCTTATGTGAGGGTGTACCACGTAACTTTGTGGTGGCCAAATGGACGTGTTCAAATGATATATGTGACCTATGTAATAGTTACAGTGAATCCCTATGGCATCACTTTGTATTTCATCTGGTTGCACAAGAGTCAAGTTGTTTTCCAGTCTTAAAACTGTTTTATTTCATGTCACCAAATGGATAGGAGACTTGCTTCGATTGGTGGCATTGCTAatgtaaaagaaagaagaaaaaaaattgaacttgatttAGTTCAGACTACTTTTCATTCTATCACCACCCTGTCTATGAATCATCCACTTATTTTGATAGCTGGGAATTTTGATGGCTTTTCATGGGAGGCTGGTTGGGAAACTTTAATTGCATATATGAACTGTTTGACATTATTAGGTCTGGATCATGGCTTAGCAGGAGAATAATCAAGCCAAAGGTCTTTCTCCAAAGACTCAAGTCGCATGGACATGGGGATATGCTTTGATTTGTTTTTGGAATTGCATTGCTTTTATAGTCAAAACTCTTTGGGTGTTTATCTATAGTTTCTGTAAAGTTGATTCttttaagtgatgacatcaccTAATACTAAACCATTTAATGGCCAAAATATCCTTACTATAGGGTGAAAATACCTCTATAACCTTCGATtaaaatgagaggggggagactTATGGATGTCTATGTGAGGAAATCTAACTTCCTCTTCTAGAAAATTTGGTTTCATCTTCAGCTCCAGCAAAGTTGAGAAGGGGAAGCAAGCAAATCCAATCAAATTCCACACCAACGAAGCTAGTGAAGGAGAAACTAAGGGATGAGTTACCCAAGGTAATTATATTAGTGAAAGTGGGGCATGAGTTAACCCAAAATGAAGGGTGATGAAAagggagatctctctctctctagtgaCCTTTGCCACTTTACAGAAGTTGAAACTTAGGGATGTGATTCTTTCCTCTCTCAAATTAGGAAAAGAGAGTATGTAAGATTAATCAAATTCACTCCTCCCCAGGTGGGGTTCATTGACAATTGCTAAATTTATTGCTTGGACTCTATAAGAGAACCATAGGATCTATTTTCTTGAGTGGTAAGTAGCACTTTATTTGTAGATTCAATAAGACCAGGTTTACATGAAGCCAAAGTGCCAAACCATGGGAATTTATAACTTGCAATGTGTCTTAAGGAGTTGCAGTTGATTCAGTCCTACCATGCAGAATAACTACTTTGATACTTTAACTGGAGGCCATTAGAAATCCACACATTGCCATCAACTTCATTGATGTGTAAGACACAGACAATCAACTTCTGGTGAATTTCATGCAATCAACTGTATTCATTGCGGAACAAACAATGGTTCCTCGACTTCGACAGTTTTTTCGGGCGATATTACATCAGTATTTGAAGAACACAGTCCTGAAAATGCAATCTTGTTATTTATCACGCAATTAACTGCCTTGCTTCTTCAAAGCGCATTAAAGTGATGTCCAAGCAACTAACCCTTAGGAGCTTCTATATTCAACAATCCTATCACATATTCAAGTAGGTCTTTTCATACCTGGCCTTTCAAAAGGTCCAAAGTCTCTAGTATTCTTTTGTCTCATTAAACCTTATGGATtgtaaaaattcattttcatctATCTTTTATGTACAGCTCCTCTCCTCTTACCCTGGGTTCTTCCTGATCAGGCCTATACAACATTCTTCCTTCGTGTCCTCCAATCTCAGGAATACAACACTAAAAAAGTATTTGATGGTCTTACATGGGTGGGATGTCAATAGAAGTCCAGAAGACTACTTCAGATACTCTACTTTCTTCCATACAACTTTCATGATTTCTCATCATTGTTTTCAATGGTGTAACGATTAGAATTTGAACTCAACCCAGACAAATGAAGCTGCTTTCGCCTCTTCACAAGGTGTGAGGCTGTCTTCCTGTCATCTTTTGCCTCTTCAGAATCAGGCTGCATGCAGCAGAATCATGTAAATTTTATAAACAGAAGTTACAAAATGATAAAGGTCCTCCTCATTAAATACTTGAATTCCTAGAAGCTGTACCTTAATTGCTAAAGCCCTGTCGAAGCTTTCGATAGCAGTGTCAGGTTCTCCAAAATTTAACTGTGCTCTACCCAGTGTTATCCAGGCCTGAAAAATACATTTAATGTAGTAAGAGGTATTGAAAGAAGCACATCACATTAGAATGGTTGataaagaaaatggaaattaaTGATTGAGCAAAACATATGGTcagaatgaataaaaaagggTCAAACACGCAACAATAGTTTCTGTAACGTGGCAGCTGCACACACTCATCCATTCAGACTCCCATTCAGATTCAAGTGTGTAGATCACTGAGAAGGTCCTCCTTATTAATTTACAATGGCATCATTTAATAATATTAAGCATCATATTGTGACTAAGGAGATAACTCATCATATGATAAAAAAGGTTCCAACTGCTATGATTGCGTCCAACATccatattctttctctctctctctctctctctctcagatcgAAAAGAATATATCATTGAGAAGAACCTAACAATTGATCTACATCAATGCTTTAAATTACCTGGGCACAGGACCAAAAAATACCACAGTTCTGTTAAACCCGGATTGATTGTTGGTTCAGTCCAGGTTATAGTTGGCAATAGTGCCAAAGAGAGGCAATGCACGCCATGACTGGGCAACTTGGGCATCAAGGACTTACCTTGTCAGCTAGGCAACACATTGACAATTATGGTCCAGGTCAACACTGGTAACATCAACACATTGATAAAGCATGCATATGCcctgttatttatttatgaaatattaATTCACAGTTACATTATCTTGTTGGTCAGTCAACTAATAACAGTTAATTCTATTAATCACTTACCGATTTATCTCACATCAAATGTAGATTTAATTTTCTAGAAAGGAGatggagtgttttttttttttaactacaaAAATCATAATCTATTTAGGAAATATTTAAACTTTTAGAATTGTGGTTTGCCATAAATAAGGACCTAATTAATACTCAAAGTTATGGAACTAACTAATAGCCTGCTAGTGAAGAAAAGATATTTTATTTCCTCTATTTCTATAAATATTCTGAAGCAAGAAATGGGACACAGGCTTCAAAAACTCAATTTAGTTGTTGTGGATCCACTAAAGTGAATAATACTCAAGATAATGTGGCCAGTGGCAGTCTTTAAAATATTCAGAATAATTCACAACCGCTTTCGATGAGAAATCAGAATTTGGGACATAAAAATAATTAGATTAAATGAATATGATGAAACTGGAATTTAAGAatggaaaaacagaaacaaattaTGGGAATATGGACTTTTCTGTAATTTCAGAAAGACGGGATAAAACagagcaaaaataaaaatttaaaaattaaaaggaagggaattttcattgatttgtaCAAGTATTGGGCTAACTTGCAAATAAGAAGACTTCTTCTACCTCACAATACAGAAATTAGAGGGAAAAGATGACATTAAGTTGGGACCTTATGAAAGGGGCTGTAACATGTTGAAAGCAAGGCAAACAGAGCTGAAACTCTGAAAGCAATATCGCTCAACCCTGGTCGCAGATTCAGCCCACAAGATATAACCCTAATGGAGGCTGAGATGGAGTGATGGATAGTTGCAGGCCAAACCAGAAAAACATAGCAGGTTATATAAACAGCTTATAAACTGACCAAGAAAATAATAGGTGAGGACAGAAACTTTGAGAGAATAATGCAAGCAGTATAAATACCAAATTTCAGGGTGAAATAGTGATTAATAGAGAAGATATGAAGCAAGATAGCAATCTTAAATAAGTTCAGAAAACAGGGGTACCgcctggaagaagaagaaacgaacagaagaaaagggaaagaacaGAGGGATGTAGAAGAGATAAGAAAGGAAGGTTCACACCTGAGTTTGGAGTGTGAAACAGTACCAAGACAAGGAAGGAATTCACCCAATCTATGGGCTCCAACACAAGGAACCAGTAGCCATAAAAAGAAGTTCTTTCATTCAACTTTATTCTGTAAATCGATGGGATACATCCAtacataataagaaaaaaatctccTAATTGGattctaaaactgaaacaaactCTACCTCCTGCCTCATACGACTCCATCATTATCCAACtcatattaaaattaaaacctCAATGACAAAAATGATCCTAAGTATGCTAAATATCCCTATAAGAATAAGCCAGGTTTGGACCTGGTTCTTCTTGGTATAACAGATTATTAGGTAAAGACGGTCCATCCATGGAGGTGCGACTACATCAGCTCTCTCattcttaaaagaactcgactctgtTGAGTTAGATCACAAACCAAGAAGCACTTGTAGTGATCTCGATGGTGAAGTGATACATATCTTGGGGAAGATGGTCGAACTGCCACTCCATGAATAGGAGAACAGACTGATCCATAATTGGAGGAGAGGATGGTCTCTGTTGAGGCATATCCGTCAATGCGTGAGGCAGCATCATAAACATTCGCCCTCCTTgtttcaccttgatggtgttccatgCACCATCTTATTGTATACCAGCCTTATGACACCATGGTCTCCCTAAAAGAACGTCACAATGTGCTAGGAGGCTGACTAGGCAAGACATCTTGTAGTGAAGTGGCCTAAACTGTAGATTAACTTGTACAGCTACATCAGCTTCTTCTCTAACACTAGACCGAAAACCTTACACTAAACCCATGAAAATGATTATTCTATTCAATGTAGCTTCTGCAGATTTGGTTTAGCCAGCTATGGTGAGTTTCCACAAATTTAACTTTAGAAGAATTGCCAACTATTTCATAGTAACGACCGATGCCCATGCCTTCAGAAGGCGTGAAGAAGCATCTCTGAGGTTAGCTAATAAGAACAAATCCCCTCCAATAAGAATCCTATCCCAGCAGATGCTTTTCACACCTTTCAAAGGCATTAGATAAGCATATGCAGGAATTGGCATGAGAAAGAGAACATTTCCCCCTTATCatgacaataaaataaaagtctAACCACCCATCATTGATCTCTATAAATCTCATTATCCTAGTCTCTGCTCCCCATCccaatattttatttcataatatGTACATAAAATTTTATGGTTGGtaaaacttaaaattttaaaaagtatctacctaatttttttgtttaactaGTTCTATTCAGGAATAATTGAATTGTGCACAACCATTTAAATACCAATTGCTTCTGTCATCAAAGTCAAACTTCCAAAGCCAATACATAACCCTTCGACAATTTTTCCTATGATCCATTGATCTTTGTACTAAATAGGTCTTCACCGACATTGTTTTTCGACTGAAGGCTGAGAGCTAACTATTGAGAATTTGGGTTATTCAttatgttagtgagagcatcgaGTTTCTCTTTCCAAGGAAATAAGACACTATTTCTAGATAGGAATGCAATAGGATAACAAATACCTAGATGCAAAATCATTCAAGAACATGCAGGGTGTACCCGGTGCAAAATCATTCAAGAACCTATGGAGTTCAAAAGAACTGTACAactttaaatagaaaaaagcCTTGACTTTATCTGGTTATTTAACATCCAGTTGACCCTTCTATGTTGAATTAGAGGTATCAAATATTACGGCAGTTCACAGTTcgtttatataattttttggttgaaatcaTGTACTCATTCATGCAAAATATCTCAGCAACTTACAAGCCCAAATGCTCCCGTGGATccacaaaagaacaaaacacACTACAAAAGTtcagaaaagaaaacaataggAAGATATGAAATAAATAAGCCGATGAAATATGATGATGGGAAAATCTAAGCTTGAGGGCATGGGTGGGTCCATATGAAGAGGACCTCTCACCCATTCTACTGGTCAATTTCCAGACCAAGTCAAGAAGGCAAAGTGGTTAAAAAACGAAAGTATTGGAGTTTGGACTCAATTTTTAGACAATTCCGTTTCTTATTTGGGGTTGGAATTCTCTAGTGAATAGGTTGTGGTGTACCCTATTACATGGACCTAGCAATATTTTCCACTAGCCAATTTTTATGGTGTGCTAAATGACACCAACTATGCTGTCATCTAAAGATCCCCAATAATGAGTTAAAACTTGAAATATGAGTTTTAGTGCAATATTAACAAACCTCGGCCCATGAGGGTTCCAATTCAGTGGCCCCTGCAAAACAGGATTGGTGAATAAAATCATCATGACCGAAATATAATAATTGAGAGAATAGAATGTACACAAACAGATATTATGTGAACTTCCAATTTAGAGAATCTAaaactttgtttttgttttacgCTGAGCACAGGAATTGTCGGCTTTGTAATGGTTATCAAAAATGAAACTGAATAACAAATGATATTTATAATGACATTATATTTTCAATCTCTATGATTGAAACAGAAATAATGAAGGATGGCTTAGTAACAAAGAACACATGACATGACTTCCCCTATAAACAATCTAACAGGAAATAAgagaacagaaaaataaaactatcATGCCATTTGTGAACTCTTAACAGACCATAGAGGAAATAGTTTCTTTCCTTACGAACAAAAGAGAGCAAAGGGATGAAGAATGAACCGCACGTGTCGCTGCCTTTAAAGCACTCCAAGCATCTCCAACCTCGAGCAAAACTTGAGCTTTTTGTTCATGTAAAACTGCTCTTCCAGGCATCAGAGTAAGGGCAGCCTCCCACTTCCCAAGTGCTTCATGGAATCTGCCCTCCTTCAAATATAAAATGTAACATAAGAATGAGGAAATTATGcctagaagaaaagaaaatggattaATGGATTGCAGAATCTTCTACCATGTAATGCCTATGCTAAATGTAGTAGACATGATTGCTACTCATTCAAGAACTATCTTTTAATTTCTTGAGCATAACAAGATAGAGATAATAGTCATCTGGCCATAGAAATGCATAGGAAAAGGATTAGATTTTATCATGGACGGTTATAATGGGGTCAAAGAATAACCTTAAGATTCAGGAAATATCCAGCTTTCAGAGGCAATTCATATCTTCAAAACAGCAGAATATTGATTAAATtgagaaagcaaggatgtggtTGAAAGTCGTATTCCAATGTATGATTGGAACCTATATCCAAGATCAAAGGGAAAACGTAATATAAACACCAGCACCCACGATAATCCCAGAGTTTAGCTAGAACAATTTACAGTTCCAATCTCAACCTTCCTCTCTTATATCATTTAATCTGTTTTACACGGCCATGTCACTTGGACGGTTATGTTCTCTATGAAACATCCCCCAAGTATTTAACGTAATTATTGAAGAAACATAGAAGAATAAACGAAGACCCCTTTCAGGTGATTATTGCAAAAATTAAGAACTTTATGTGTACCCAGTACAAGATTTATTCGacatacactttttttttgataaagttaTTCAAAATACACATCTTTAATTACAAAACTAACACATTTATTGAACTAAAGAAGTGATaaacaagagaaaagagaaaggaggaaagaatgGGTACCTCAGCTAGTTTATTTCCTTCGGACTGAAAGGATTCAGCGAGCTTTAATTCAGTGTTGATGGGCTCAGAAGCTAGGTTTTCTCGGTCAGTGCGATGATTCTGAGGGCCATTATCTGCTTCGTTCCTTACGTTTGTCTGACCCTCTTCTGGATCGAAAGGCAGATTTGGATAGTGAGATATGGTTGGGTGAGGACGCTTGTTGCCGCTTTTCTTgttccatgttattttcatcttcaattcCTTCTccgcttctctctcttccacttctCCGCTTCTCCCTCTTCCACTTCTCCGCCACGGACAAGTGATTTCTGGGTTTCTTTCAGCTGCGAGAATTGGCGTCTCTGTTATGAAGATTGGCAGAATCAGACTTTCCGGTGGAACTTCGCCGTCTGTTAGGTCGGCACAGATTACGAACTGGAATGCTCTAAAACCAGATTGGTCCAACCGGCAAATCTATAGCTTCCCGAGTTTGGGCTAGGGGGTGCAACTTATTGGGTCTAATTTCGAGGTACAAGAACTGGCCCACATTAAGGGCCCAACATAACAATCTTAAGAGCCTggattggttaaaaaaaaataaatttggcaGAGATTGATGCTAAACCAAAGAGAGTATTGGGAGGAAGTCCTTTGTGAGGAAGGATAGAGAATGTCAATGGAGCATATGATATGCATAGTGTGAACATCTCTCTAGTTCGAATAGATGAATTTGTATCTATGAggtcaattttattttttgataatgaTCAATACATTTAACGGTATGGAAAATTTTTCACGATAAGCCTCAGAGAGTATGGGAGGGGATATCGTAGTTCATGTATAATACTCATAGCGTGGGcatcatattttttctttctcaatgcCCAAGTCTAAACTAGTTTATGGTAAAAAATTCTTATAATATTGTTTtcgtttcttcttcatttgtcATAGATGATGTATTAGTTTTCCCATTCAATAGAGGACTAAGAAGAACATGgtgtaagagagaaagaaatatgaTATTGTCTAGGAAAGATTGGACATAGCCTTACAGTAACAACAATTGGAGATTAATCTTTAATGACGCCATGATCTTTCACATTTCTAtgccttaccaaaaaaaaaagatctttcATATTTCTATGTAGAGATTGCATCATGTATCGATCATTCATGACACCATCCTCACAAGTCAAAGGTAAAATACCAGTCTAGTTTcgaacgatttttttttttgggtagtaaGCACATCCCTCTTGCTAAAATATTGTAAAAAGGCATAGAGTTTGGAGTTTTCAGCATCAACTATCTACAAGCTGAGCAAGAAAATTAGAGAATGGCAACATACTCTGAAGTAAGCATGTTAATTAGTTTTGTTCCAATTCAGTTCAAGATATGAAAGgtagaaaccaaaatcaaaccatttatgaAAACGGTTCTAATAACCTAAATTGATACCAATAATATACAGTTCCAGTTAAacaacatttaaaaaattccaattaaataattttataggTTTTAGTTTCAGATTAATTTGTTATCTATTCGAGTTACCAATTTTGGCCCAATTGGAAAAGAACCTATTTTTGTTAGGTTTGAACCACGACATTTAGTTTCTAAGACTAACTAGTTTTCTAATCGGTTTAGTATATGTAATCGGTTCAGTAGGATATTGATTATTGGTTTTAATGAgttcttaaaaccaattggaaCCAATATGTCCAAAAAGTCACCCAGccataaggaagaagaagatttatGAGAAAAATTGAATGAAAGCTTCCTTAGTGAAGAGCTCTTATGAGAACTAAAATCTAGAATCACTacttggtttttagcaatggaTCGCAATACAACCTCCTTAAATGCAAGAATGATTTTGGCCcgaattttgtaaaaaaattgcTTAGATCATTTTAATGCTATTAAAGCACGTTTGAATAAAACATTTGTATTCAAATGAGCTTAGAATGGCTAAGACAGACTATTCTAAGAGTTTTGGCTCTATTTGAGAAGGTTTAGATGTCAAGATTATGCCACGAGTATAATGATTATTTTCTTCACATGAGAATTCAGCAGGTTCTAATCATCATCCCGAAAAAGATCCCCCAACTTGTGAAAATGTAGTGGGGACATGCTGCTCTCTTTAAAATTTAGTGGTCATTGCA encodes the following:
- the LOC122070016 gene encoding tetratricopeptide repeat protein 33-like — translated: MKITWNKKSGNKRPHPTISHYPNLPFDPEEGQTNVRNEADNGPQNHRTDRENLASEPINTELKLAESFQSEGNKLAEEGRFHEALGKWEAALTLMPGRAVLHEQKAQVLLEVGDAWSALKAATRATELEPSWAEAWITLGRAQLNFGEPDTAIESFDRALAIKPDSEEAKDDRKTASHLVKRRKQLHLSGLSSNSNRYTIENNDEKS